Proteins encoded in a region of the Anoxybacillus amylolyticus genome:
- the wecB gene encoding non-hydrolyzing UDP-N-acetylglucosamine 2-epimerase, translating to MKIVTILGARPQFIKAAPVSRVLRKKHTEIIVHTGQHYDANMSDIFFEELNIPKPDYHLGVGSGTHGKQTGEMMIKLEEIVLNEQPDYVLVYGDTNSTLAGALVAAKLHIPVIHVEAGLRSFNKKMPEEINRIMTDHVSEFLFCPTDTAVENLKNENITRNVLNIGDVMYDAVLYNKELAQEKSTILADLRLEAKQYHLITIHRAENTDDVQNMKNILEAFAQIEEVKVWPMHPRTKHKLASYGLRVDTIPNLKVIEPVGYLDMLTLECNAKKIITDSGGVQKEAYFMQVPCVTVREQTEWVETLETEANILVGTDVEKIVAAVKKDVRPVYSEVFGDGKAAEKIVEAIEHV from the coding sequence ATGAAAATTGTTACTATTTTAGGGGCGCGACCACAGTTTATTAAAGCAGCTCCTGTATCACGCGTCTTGCGAAAGAAACATACAGAAATTATCGTTCACACGGGCCAACATTACGATGCGAACATGTCGGATATTTTCTTCGAGGAATTGAACATTCCAAAACCAGACTATCATCTTGGAGTCGGCTCGGGTACGCATGGCAAACAAACGGGAGAAATGATGATTAAATTAGAAGAAATTGTTTTAAACGAGCAACCGGATTATGTGCTCGTCTATGGCGACACGAATTCCACCCTTGCTGGGGCGCTTGTTGCTGCGAAACTCCATATCCCTGTGATTCATGTAGAAGCAGGCTTGCGCAGCTTTAACAAAAAAATGCCAGAAGAAATTAATCGAATCATGACAGACCATGTATCGGAATTTTTATTCTGCCCGACAGATACCGCGGTAGAGAATTTAAAAAACGAAAATATTACTCGCAACGTCTTGAACATCGGTGATGTCATGTACGATGCAGTGTTATACAATAAAGAATTGGCGCAAGAAAAATCAACGATTCTTGCTGATCTTCGATTAGAGGCAAAGCAATATCATCTTATTACTATCCATCGTGCAGAAAATACAGACGATGTCCAAAATATGAAAAATATTTTGGAAGCATTTGCGCAAATCGAAGAAGTGAAAGTATGGCCGATGCACCCGCGCACGAAGCATAAGCTAGCATCTTATGGATTACGCGTTGATACGATTCCCAACTTAAAAGTGATTGAACCGGTCGGATATTTGGACATGTTGACATTAGAATGCAATGCCAAAAAAATTATTACTGACTCGGGCGGTGTGCAAAAAGAAGCATATTTTATGCAAGTTCCATGCGTCACGGTACGCGAACAAACGGAATGGGTCGAAACGTTAGAAACAGAAGCAAACATTCTTGTAGGGACAGATGTAGAAAAAATTGTCGCTGCCGTGAAAAAAGATGTTCGTCCCGTATATTCCGAGGTATTTGGCGACGGGAAAGCAGCGGAAAAAATCGTTGAGGCAATTGAGCACGTCTAA
- a CDS encoding glycosyltransferase, with translation MKKVLVYYPFALAEQANSGSKLRPHEMYKAFCEWGTRNGISILFISGTSAEREKQFRQLVHSGELEDIWFCYMENQTIPLWLTDPGHRPQKPFIDWTVLRYLKKRNVPVGVFYRDVYWKFDELYPLKGWKKKVMQTIYRLEERFYETYCDVVFLPSNEMGKYVAINRPMTDLPPGGKQRTIQREKRKESVASSVYVGGINNEDYGLFLLLDALELVNEPTSLLHLTIVCRKNEYEALPEEQKARIRRLGVDVQHISGAELDQLYEQMDFAFIPRLRSEYNDFSVPVKLVEYLSNELPVVATNCLAQQRFIEADEYGVVCEDHPHSMAEAIRTMIKRSEYYRQRILETFMKKHSWLARVEKVKQTLTREDT, from the coding sequence ATGAAAAAGGTGCTCGTCTATTATCCGTTTGCACTTGCGGAGCAAGCAAACAGCGGTTCCAAACTAAGACCGCACGAAATGTACAAGGCGTTTTGCGAATGGGGAACCCGAAATGGAATAAGCATATTGTTTATTTCTGGAACGTCAGCCGAACGAGAGAAGCAATTTCGTCAGCTCGTCCATAGCGGGGAACTAGAAGATATTTGGTTTTGCTATATGGAAAACCAAACGATTCCGTTATGGTTGACAGACCCAGGACATAGGCCGCAAAAACCGTTCATCGACTGGACGGTATTGCGCTACTTAAAAAAACGAAACGTGCCTGTCGGCGTGTTTTACCGGGACGTCTATTGGAAATTCGACGAGCTTTACCCGTTAAAAGGGTGGAAAAAGAAAGTGATGCAAACAATTTATCGGTTAGAAGAGCGGTTTTATGAAACATATTGCGATGTCGTTTTTTTGCCAAGCAATGAAATGGGAAAATACGTAGCCATTAACCGCCCAATGACCGACCTTCCGCCGGGGGGGAAACAACGGACGATTCAAAGAGAAAAACGAAAAGAATCTGTTGCGTCGAGCGTATACGTCGGGGGCATTAACAATGAAGATTATGGGTTGTTTTTGCTTCTTGATGCATTAGAGTTAGTGAATGAACCAACATCGCTTCTTCATTTAACCATTGTGTGCCGGAAAAATGAGTACGAAGCGTTGCCAGAGGAACAAAAAGCTCGTATTCGCCGTTTAGGCGTCGATGTCCAACATATTAGCGGTGCCGAGCTGGATCAGTTATACGAGCAAATGGATTTTGCGTTTATTCCTCGCTTGCGCAGCGAATACAACGATTTCTCCGTACCGGTAAAGCTCGTGGAATATTTATCGAATGAATTGCCGGTAGTGGCGACGAATTGCTTAGCGCAACAGCGATTTATTGAAGCGGATGAGTATGGGGTTGTTTGTGAAGATCATCCGCACTCCATGGCTGAAGCGATTCGCACGATGATTAAACGAAGCGAATATTATCGCCAGCGAATTTTGGAAACATTTATGAAAAAGCACTCTTGGCTTGCGAGAGTTGAAAAAGTGAAGCAAACGTTAACGAGGGAGGACACATGA
- the galU gene encoding UTP--glucose-1-phosphate uridylyltransferase GalU, translating to MIKKAVIPAAGLGTRFLPATKAQPKEMLPIVDKPTIQYIIEEAVHSGIEDIIIVTGRNKRAIEDHFDKSVELEMLLERTGKHDMLKIVESISNLVDIHYVRQKEPLGLGHAVLCAKKFIGNEPFAVLLGDDIIDSDVPALKQMIDQYNRVQSSVLGVKDIPRSEVNKYGIVDYDGQNGELFAVKGLVEKPSIEKAPSTQAIIGRYILTPAIFEMLEGVQPDAKGEIQLTDAIDRLLSKESIYSYIIKGTRYDVGDKFGFLQASIDFALKRPDLKHKLEHYLREKLQP from the coding sequence ATGATCAAAAAAGCGGTCATTCCCGCAGCGGGATTAGGAACGCGCTTTTTACCGGCAACAAAAGCGCAGCCGAAAGAAATGTTGCCGATTGTCGATAAGCCGACCATCCAATACATTATTGAAGAAGCCGTCCATTCAGGAATTGAAGATATTATTATCGTGACAGGTCGCAATAAACGGGCGATTGAAGATCATTTTGATAAGTCTGTAGAATTGGAAATGTTGCTAGAGCGGACGGGCAAACATGATATGCTGAAAATTGTCGAGTCCATTTCGAACTTAGTAGATATTCATTATGTTCGACAAAAAGAGCCATTAGGGTTAGGACATGCGGTATTGTGCGCGAAAAAATTTATTGGAAATGAACCGTTTGCTGTGCTATTAGGAGATGACATTATTGACAGCGATGTTCCAGCATTAAAACAAATGATTGATCAATACAACCGCGTTCAATCAAGCGTGCTTGGCGTAAAAGATATTCCACGCTCGGAAGTGAATAAATACGGAATTGTGGATTATGACGGACAAAACGGAGAATTGTTTGCCGTGAAAGGATTAGTAGAAAAACCGTCGATCGAAAAAGCACCTTCTACACAGGCAATTATCGGTAGATATATTTTAACTCCTGCGATTTTTGAGATGCTTGAAGGAGTGCAACCGGATGCGAAAGGAGAAATTCAATTGACCGACGCCATTGACCGGTTGCTTTCGAAAGAATCGATTTATTCGTACATCATTAAAGGAACTCGGTATGATGTGGGGGATAAGTTTGGATTTTTGCAAGCCTCGATTGATTTTGCATTAAAGCGCCCAGATTTAAAACATAAATTAGAACATTATTTACGGGAAAAATTGCAGCCATGA
- a CDS encoding SpoIID/LytB domain-containing protein produces MKHLLSFLFASIVFFALPVWPKAMEVVTYANPVNVLVYQGNSVSIFINGNYQLFNKQNGAITPLSTNTTLEVQYTPTGIVVSYGTSTYTSTLGFTIQETKGVYALSLLKVNNIFYRGSADIKSQTNKLQVINILDMEDYLKGVVPNEMPSSWPKEALKAQAIAARSYAEKTKGTLTTNPNTQVYGGYSSEKDSTNQAVDETKGLYVKYNGQVIQAFFHSTSGGKTANVGDVWNSNQTLFPYLTSVSDPYESSPHSNWSFSFTPSTILQSFGFTDPSTVLYDVSITKKGVNGEVGAVTVMTSAGEKTISGNESTIRSLFPINDTRYYNKLLSNWFTITVNKDGGLYVQTVAGKTPLYSLTGQQVQTAVGVQSISDAGNVQVQTADGVTTIPSSIGTVTSVTVNGKGWGHRIGMSQYGAKAFAERGWKAEQILQYYFKGAVVSK; encoded by the coding sequence ATGAAACACCTTCTGTCGTTTCTGTTTGCCAGCATTGTTTTCTTTGCACTTCCTGTTTGGCCAAAAGCAATGGAAGTCGTAACATACGCCAATCCTGTCAATGTCCTTGTCTATCAAGGAAACTCCGTTTCTATTTTTATTAATGGAAACTATCAGCTTTTTAATAAACAAAACGGTGCGATTACACCGTTAAGTACAAACACGACGTTGGAGGTTCAATACACACCAACAGGCATTGTTGTTTCTTATGGGACATCAACTTATACCTCGACGCTTGGGTTTACAATTCAAGAAACAAAAGGAGTGTATGCCCTTTCCTTGCTCAAAGTAAACAACATATTCTATCGAGGCAGTGCGGACATTAAAAGCCAAACCAACAAACTGCAAGTGATTAATATACTCGACATGGAAGATTATTTAAAAGGAGTCGTACCAAATGAAATGCCGTCTTCTTGGCCAAAAGAAGCATTAAAAGCGCAAGCCATTGCCGCAAGAAGCTATGCGGAAAAAACAAAAGGCACATTAACTACTAACCCAAACACACAAGTATACGGGGGATATAGTAGCGAAAAAGACAGCACTAATCAAGCAGTAGATGAAACGAAAGGACTGTATGTCAAATATAACGGTCAAGTCATTCAAGCGTTTTTCCACTCGACAAGCGGTGGGAAAACAGCGAATGTTGGCGACGTATGGAACTCTAACCAAACCTTATTCCCTTACCTTACAAGCGTGAGTGATCCGTACGAATCATCGCCTCATAGCAACTGGTCATTTTCGTTTACACCATCTACTATTTTACAGTCGTTCGGTTTTACTGACCCTTCCACCGTTTTATACGACGTATCGATTACGAAAAAAGGGGTAAACGGCGAAGTTGGAGCAGTTACCGTAATGACTTCTGCTGGGGAGAAAACGATTAGTGGCAACGAAAGTACCATTCGTAGTCTATTTCCAATTAACGATACTCGCTATTACAACAAACTGCTCTCGAACTGGTTTACCATTACGGTTAATAAAGACGGTGGGTTATACGTACAAACGGTGGCTGGGAAAACACCTTTATATTCATTAACTGGACAGCAAGTCCAAACGGCAGTCGGCGTTCAATCAATTTCAGATGCAGGAAACGTCCAAGTACAAACGGCGGATGGGGTAACTACTATTCCTTCCTCAATTGGTACCGTCACTTCGGTCACTGTTAATGGAAAAGGTTGGGGACATCGCATTGGCATGAGCCAATACGGAGCAAAAGCGTTTGCAGAACGCGGATGGAAAGCCGAACAAATTTTGCAATACTACTTCAAAGGGGCTGTTGTTTCTAAATAA
- a CDS encoding glycosyltransferase — translation MKVALLAPSKSIHTHKWALFYQQQGIDVKVITFKDHYSPENAKEVETWVLPKWFPGKLSYISSVFALKKQLASFQPDILHAHYVSSYGFVGALAHYHPFYVSVWGRDIYQFPQQRAVNRTIVEFTLKKADVICSTSRVMAAETKKYTNKSVEVTPFGVDLSIFRPMERQKKDTVTIGTVKALSDKYGIADLIKAFAIIYQRYPQTDLLIVGDGPQREQYERLTETLGIRQVTTFTGRVPNTEVPNYINKMDIFAVPSTEDSESFGVAAVEAMACGVPVVVSNVGGLPEVVKKDVTGLIVEKENPEALAAAFQKLLGDTDLRHRMGRSGIQHVKEHYDWIDNANGMLKLYEKTLNGV, via the coding sequence ATGAAAGTAGCGCTGTTAGCCCCAAGCAAATCGATTCACACTCATAAATGGGCCTTGTTTTATCAGCAACAAGGCATTGATGTCAAAGTGATTACGTTTAAAGATCATTATTCGCCAGAGAATGCGAAAGAAGTCGAAACATGGGTATTGCCAAAGTGGTTTCCCGGGAAATTATCCTATATTTCGAGCGTATTCGCCTTAAAAAAACAGCTTGCTTCGTTCCAACCCGACATTTTACACGCTCATTACGTGTCGAGTTATGGATTTGTCGGGGCGTTAGCCCATTATCACCCTTTTTACGTTTCGGTGTGGGGACGGGATATTTACCAATTTCCGCAGCAACGTGCTGTTAATCGCACTATCGTGGAGTTTACGTTGAAAAAAGCGGATGTGATTTGTTCGACAAGCCGTGTGATGGCAGCGGAAACGAAAAAATATACGAATAAGTCTGTGGAAGTGACGCCGTTTGGTGTGGATTTGTCGATTTTTCGCCCGATGGAAAGACAGAAAAAGGATACGGTGACGATTGGAACGGTAAAAGCTCTTTCCGATAAATACGGCATCGCTGATTTAATTAAGGCGTTTGCAATTATTTATCAGCGATATCCGCAGACGGATTTGTTAATTGTCGGAGACGGACCACAGCGCGAGCAGTATGAGCGGTTAACAGAAACGCTTGGCATTCGTCAAGTTACGACATTTACAGGACGTGTGCCAAATACCGAGGTGCCCAACTATATTAATAAAATGGATATTTTTGCTGTGCCGTCCACAGAAGATAGTGAAAGTTTTGGAGTGGCGGCTGTAGAAGCGATGGCGTGCGGAGTTCCAGTCGTTGTCTCCAATGTTGGTGGGCTTCCCGAAGTGGTGAAAAAAGATGTGACGGGTTTGATTGTCGAGAAAGAAAATCCTGAAGCGTTAGCGGCGGCATTCCAAAAACTTCTGGGTGATACAGATCTTCGTCACCGAATGGGGAGAAGCGGCATACAACATGTGAAAGAACATTATGATTGGATCGATAATGCGAATGGCATGTTGAAATTATATGAAAAAACGTTGAACGGGGTGTGA
- a CDS encoding N-acetylmuramoyl-L-alanine amidase, with amino-acid sequence MKKWIASTMIAASLLGSTFASAEAATKTYPLSVKVSVANVRQNPTISAKIVTKLKKGTAIKAVSVLTDAKGGKWYKIVLANNKTGWMHETVVKTIASNAKTTTAVKNSRLSSEKPIAAQLSINVSVANVRQSPSTNAKVLTQLKKGTVLKAVAISKDAKGGKWYKVVLSNNQTGWVHETVVKASTTTSSPSDSTTSSKKTVITNMATLYSAPSLSATVVGSVQKNDQVTVLDTAIDSLFNWVKVSTSSGTVGWLPQFELNYKVPKYVYAKNAAVPLQNNRTLEDEPIQMLNINDRLLSLYNEDEWLYVETPSGIRGWVLEENVSPVAVNRLTAPMIKNNEGDRYLEWKKTNNFNVSYTVLSGNRLKITGAFSYANIPAFSVDGIQSIEQTGTSIIVTFSPGYTFTIRNYSDRLSIKIIQTGLKGKKIIVDPGHGGHDTGAIGPTGLKEKEITLNTALLLKEELEKAGAIVTLTRSTDVFLELFERTAIANNSDYDAFISIHADSYAKTSTGTTTYYNVTTNFNGPKSKTLAQYVQQSLVAQLKTPNRGYKEQKFYVNRKNELPSILVELAYVSNPNEEALLKTKAFLQKAAVGIRQGLEQYFNNF; translated from the coding sequence GTGAAAAAGTGGATTGCTTCTACGATGATTGCAGCTAGTTTGCTAGGTTCAACGTTTGCTTCCGCGGAAGCGGCGACAAAGACCTATCCTTTATCGGTAAAAGTTTCTGTGGCAAATGTCCGGCAAAATCCGACAATAAGCGCAAAAATAGTGACCAAATTAAAAAAAGGAACAGCAATAAAAGCTGTTTCTGTGTTGACGGATGCGAAAGGCGGGAAATGGTATAAAATCGTGCTCGCTAACAATAAAACTGGGTGGATGCACGAAACAGTCGTGAAAACTATCGCTTCTAATGCAAAAACAACTACTGCCGTAAAAAACTCGCGGCTAAGCAGCGAAAAACCGATCGCTGCTCAATTATCCATTAACGTTTCCGTTGCCAACGTTCGTCAAAGTCCTTCGACAAACGCCAAAGTGCTGACCCAACTCAAAAAAGGAACAGTACTAAAAGCAGTCGCTATTTCCAAGGATGCCAAAGGCGGGAAGTGGTATAAAGTCGTACTCTCTAACAATCAAACGGGATGGGTGCATGAAACGGTTGTCAAGGCTAGCACAACTACATCGTCACCATCTGACAGTACAACATCATCCAAAAAAACTGTCATCACCAACATGGCTACTCTTTACAGCGCTCCTTCTCTAAGCGCTACCGTTGTTGGAAGTGTCCAAAAAAATGATCAAGTCACTGTGCTAGACACAGCTATCGACTCCTTGTTCAACTGGGTAAAAGTCTCTACGTCGTCTGGGACTGTTGGTTGGCTTCCACAGTTTGAACTAAACTACAAAGTTCCTAAATATGTGTACGCGAAAAACGCGGCTGTTCCACTCCAAAACAACCGAACGTTAGAAGACGAGCCAATACAGATGTTAAACATAAACGATCGTCTCCTGTCTCTATACAATGAGGACGAATGGTTGTATGTGGAAACGCCTTCTGGAATACGAGGCTGGGTACTAGAAGAAAATGTTTCTCCTGTTGCTGTTAATCGTCTTACTGCACCGATGATCAAGAACAACGAGGGAGATCGCTACTTAGAATGGAAAAAAACGAACAATTTTAACGTATCGTATACCGTATTGTCTGGCAATCGTCTAAAAATTACCGGAGCGTTTTCGTATGCTAATATTCCAGCATTTTCGGTTGACGGCATACAGTCTATTGAGCAAACAGGTACTTCTATCATCGTGACATTTTCGCCAGGATATACGTTCACGATTCGAAATTACAGCGATCGTCTATCGATTAAAATCATTCAAACAGGCTTAAAAGGAAAGAAAATTATTGTAGACCCGGGGCATGGCGGACATGACACGGGTGCTATTGGTCCAACTGGTTTAAAAGAAAAAGAGATTACGTTAAATACTGCATTGCTGTTAAAAGAAGAATTAGAAAAAGCTGGCGCCATCGTTACATTAACACGAAGCACAGACGTTTTCCTTGAATTATTTGAACGGACAGCCATCGCGAACAATTCGGATTACGATGCCTTTATTAGCATCCATGCAGACTCTTATGCTAAAACATCAACAGGAACGACAACGTACTACAACGTCACTACTAATTTTAACGGGCCGAAAAGCAAAACGTTAGCGCAATATGTACAGCAGTCGCTCGTTGCTCAACTGAAAACACCAAACCGGGGCTATAAAGAACAAAAATTTTATGTGAATCGAAAAAATGAGCTACCTAGTATTCTTGTAGAATTAGCATATGTGTCTAACCCAAATGAAGAAGCATTACTAAAAACGAAAGCGTTTCTTCAAAAGGCAGCGGTTGGTATCCGCCAAGGACTCGAGCAATATTTTAATAACTTTTAA
- a CDS encoding glycosyltransferase family 4 protein — translation MRIIYLCQHFPPETGAPQIRVYEVSKELIKRGHQVEVLTAFPHHPKGVIPEEYRGMFYLFEEWDGIPVHRTWIYPSPKGSFWKRLASYFSFTFSSFYSLWRAKPTDVIICNSPPLFLGITGYIGAKLKRAKFVFNVADIWPESAVELGILKNKTFIRMATWLEHFLYKKSWKIATATEGIREYMIKHGKPAKDVFLLPNGVNTDVFRPLPKSEALVKEIGLEGKIVFTYAGTMGYAQGLDAVLEAAALLKNEHPNVHFLFVGDGQEREKLMKMKEALQLDNVTFYGSVPVAKMPEIFSISDYSIVSLRNIDLFKGARPSKIFPALATGTPVLYCGEGESAQILLTHHCGRIAPPENPEGIAAEIRNLLSISIEEYKTMSENGRKLAVEEYSWIRIVDDLLQHLSE, via the coding sequence ATGCGAATTATTTATTTATGTCAACATTTCCCACCAGAAACGGGCGCACCGCAAATTCGGGTGTATGAGGTTAGTAAAGAGCTAATCAAACGCGGACATCAAGTGGAGGTGTTGACGGCGTTCCCACATCATCCGAAAGGGGTTATTCCAGAAGAGTACCGCGGGATGTTTTATTTATTTGAGGAATGGGACGGCATTCCCGTTCATCGGACGTGGATTTACCCATCGCCAAAAGGTAGTTTTTGGAAAAGACTGGCGTCGTATTTTTCATTTACATTTAGTTCCTTTTATTCGCTTTGGAGGGCGAAACCGACTGATGTGATCATTTGTAATTCCCCACCACTATTTTTGGGGATTACTGGATATATTGGTGCAAAATTAAAGCGAGCGAAGTTTGTATTCAACGTAGCCGACATTTGGCCGGAATCAGCGGTCGAATTAGGAATTTTAAAAAATAAAACGTTCATTCGGATGGCAACATGGCTTGAACATTTTTTATATAAAAAATCATGGAAAATCGCGACGGCAACGGAAGGCATTCGCGAGTATATGATCAAACATGGAAAACCGGCGAAAGATGTATTTTTATTGCCAAACGGCGTCAATACCGACGTGTTTCGCCCGCTTCCAAAAAGCGAAGCGCTCGTTAAAGAGATTGGATTAGAGGGGAAAATCGTCTTTACGTATGCTGGAACGATGGGGTATGCCCAAGGGCTAGATGCCGTGTTAGAGGCAGCAGCTTTGTTGAAAAACGAGCACCCGAACGTTCACTTTTTATTTGTCGGAGACGGGCAAGAACGGGAGAAGTTAATGAAAATGAAAGAAGCTCTTCAGCTGGATAACGTGACCTTTTACGGCTCAGTGCCAGTTGCGAAAATGCCGGAAATTTTTTCGATTTCGGATTACAGCATTGTTTCGCTGCGTAACATTGATTTATTTAAAGGAGCGCGTCCATCAAAAATTTTCCCAGCGCTTGCGACAGGTACGCCAGTACTTTATTGCGGAGAAGGCGAGAGTGCGCAAATTTTATTGACGCATCACTGCGGGCGAATTGCGCCGCCAGAAAATCCAGAAGGAATTGCAGCGGAAATTCGCAACTTGCTTTCTATTTCCATTGAAGAATATAAGACGATGTCAGAGAACGGGAGAAAATTAGCTGTTGAGGAATATTCGTGGATTCGCATTGTGGATGATTTACTACAACATCTTTCAGAATAG
- a CDS encoding O-antigen polymerase, translated as MLYVVIWLIVLVVSTGLFRYVSGSLSVVKPNLVSLVYYYSLLISSFIGSLLIVLGIDHYYMTEKLFRPEEYRVIGFAVVCFVMVCLPLAMLFISQVCGFHPKHEFHRYLKSPVQPIGANGNEFFYWFLVLSIVSILAILYTIWKTPQVPIFALLIGHGDTSLAELRIAASMHFKGNVLFRNIFALSLTPLLSLIAYIFAVFTNEARWKLLFLILFAGAVFVNIYDLAKSPIFFYLIMFLLVRIYIGKTKLSSAKVLAYGIVGGIALVGMYIIIQGVHDAESFLSYNKGPIGRMIFAQIAPTFLHLNLFGEALPFLHGRSLPSILTNLFDVDNVRSARMVMAHVFPERIEDGTGGVLNTLFVAEAYANFGYLGIIVGTVYIGIMIQLLYICFLRLPKNPVFVSLFIYFSVNIPRTIVGGFTDFLFNPIWVLLVILFGGIVLFLRVKEDVWLWFEKRGMLKKIRVR; from the coding sequence ATGTTATACGTTGTTATTTGGTTAATCGTATTAGTAGTGTCGACGGGATTATTTCGCTATGTATCCGGCAGTTTGTCGGTTGTAAAACCAAATCTTGTGTCGCTTGTGTATTATTATTCGCTACTTATTTCTAGTTTTATCGGCTCTTTATTGATTGTGCTAGGAATCGATCATTACTATATGACGGAAAAATTATTTCGACCGGAAGAGTACCGAGTGATTGGGTTTGCAGTGGTTTGTTTCGTCATGGTCTGTTTGCCGCTTGCGATGCTATTTATTTCGCAAGTATGTGGCTTTCATCCGAAGCATGAATTTCATCGATATTTAAAGAGCCCTGTTCAACCAATAGGAGCCAATGGAAATGAGTTTTTTTATTGGTTTCTTGTTTTATCGATTGTAAGTATATTGGCGATTTTATATACGATTTGGAAGACCCCACAAGTGCCTATTTTCGCACTGCTGATAGGGCATGGGGACACAAGTTTAGCAGAACTGCGAATTGCTGCTTCGATGCATTTTAAAGGAAATGTATTGTTTCGCAACATTTTTGCTCTTTCCTTAACCCCGTTGTTGTCGCTAATAGCATACATTTTTGCCGTGTTTACAAATGAAGCACGTTGGAAGTTGTTATTTCTTATTTTGTTTGCCGGTGCTGTTTTCGTTAATATATATGACTTGGCGAAATCACCGATCTTCTTCTATTTGATTATGTTTTTGCTTGTGCGCATTTACATTGGAAAAACGAAATTATCGTCCGCAAAAGTGTTGGCGTATGGTATAGTCGGTGGTATCGCTTTGGTTGGAATGTATATTATTATTCAAGGAGTACATGATGCTGAATCGTTTTTGTCCTATAATAAAGGACCAATTGGTCGGATGATTTTCGCGCAAATTGCCCCGACATTTTTGCATTTAAATTTATTTGGGGAGGCGCTTCCATTTTTGCATGGAAGAAGCTTACCTTCCATTTTAACAAATTTATTTGACGTTGATAACGTTCGCTCTGCTCGAATGGTGATGGCACACGTGTTTCCAGAGCGGATTGAAGACGGCACAGGCGGGGTGCTTAATACGTTGTTTGTAGCGGAGGCATACGCGAACTTCGGTTATCTTGGAATCATCGTCGGTACGGTTTATATCGGGATAATGATTCAGCTGTTATACATTTGTTTTCTTCGTTTGCCGAAAAACCCAGTTTTTGTTAGTTTGTTTATTTATTTTTCTGTCAACATTCCACGAACGATTGTGGGCGGATTTACGGACTTTTTATTTAATCCGATTTGGGTGTTGCTTGTCATACTTTTTGGTGGAATCGTGCTGTTTTTGCGCGTAAAAGAAGACGTCTGGCTATGGTTTGAAAAAAGAGGGATGTTGAAAAAAATTCGTGTTCGATGA
- a CDS encoding SH3 domain-containing protein produces the protein MNAKKWTISLGLTIGIVTGSIFFTPTVMKASEEVILASVDWVTAQLNPLKTQIATLQSKIDAQQKEIDSLKQQLAKQAALPSTVYAAKSKTAVRSGASTSYKIVAYKNAGESLKVISALSSSQGVWYYVQASSTVKGWVSYSDVSITKGTAISNQKTVVTIAKTNIRKGASTSYPIIETVERGAMLLFIQSFTNTQGEIWYNVQTNNGKRGWMAGYLGEVK, from the coding sequence ATGAACGCAAAAAAATGGACGATTTCTCTCGGACTAACCATCGGAATCGTCACAGGTTCGATTTTTTTCACTCCGACAGTCATGAAAGCGTCGGAAGAAGTCATTTTAGCTAGTGTCGATTGGGTAACTGCTCAATTAAATCCACTGAAAACTCAGATAGCTACTTTACAATCAAAAATTGATGCCCAACAAAAAGAAATTGACAGCTTAAAACAACAGTTAGCGAAACAAGCAGCGTTGCCGTCGACTGTTTATGCAGCAAAAAGCAAAACAGCTGTCCGCAGCGGAGCAAGCACATCTTACAAAATCGTTGCCTATAAAAACGCAGGCGAATCATTAAAAGTCATTAGCGCCCTCTCCTCTTCACAAGGAGTATGGTATTATGTGCAAGCTTCGTCGACAGTAAAAGGATGGGTGTCATACAGCGATGTGTCGATAACCAAAGGCACTGCAATCAGTAACCAAAAAACAGTCGTCACCATTGCGAAAACAAACATCCGAAAAGGGGCAAGCACGTCTTATCCAATAATCGAAACGGTCGAGCGTGGAGCGATGCTGCTATTCATTCAATCATTTACAAATACCCAAGGCGAAATATGGTATAACGTGCAAACAAACAATGGGAAAAGAGGCTGGATGGCCGGATATTTAGGCGAGGTGAAGTAA